In a single window of the Candidatus Celerinatantimonas neptuna genome:
- the csdE gene encoding Sulfur acceptor protein CsdE: MNFPQLAKQPSWDDIHHSFKQMNSWEERYRQLLLLGKQLTAIPAENQDKKIAISGCESKTWFYIDQNHQLWLDSEARIIRGIIIILLTLITYNNKDSFISINLIDVLDDLGLKNYISHSRINGINSIWNKIIELHSNKREADPNLF; this comes from the coding sequence ATGAATTTCCCTCAACTAGCAAAACAACCATCTTGGGATGACATACATCATTCATTCAAACAAATGAATAGCTGGGAAGAACGCTACCGTCAGTTACTGTTATTAGGAAAACAATTAACCGCAATACCAGCCGAGAACCAAGATAAAAAGATCGCTATTTCCGGATGTGAAAGTAAAACCTGGTTTTATATAGACCAGAATCATCAACTCTGGCTCGATAGTGAAGCACGGATTATTCGAGGAATTATAATCATTCTATTAACACTTATAACCTATAATAATAAGGACTCATTTATTTCAATAAATCTAATTGATGTATTAGATGACCTCGGATTAAAAAATTATATTAGTCATTCTCGTATTAACGGAATTAATTCCATCTGGAATAAAATCATAGAATTACATTCAAACAAACGTGAGGCAGATCCCAATTTATTTTAA
- the csd gene encoding putative cysteine desulfurase has translation MNTQTKSESEKHLNHVKKYNYSGYNMPSFIRALSMNTFNPIAFRQHFPCFSSLSTLGIYLDNAATTQLPDVVIDTLLDYARTGRSNVHRSSHQRANQLTEQFEQAREEIHQWLNAPSDGQIIWTSGTTMSLNLLANGLRQYVQKGQTVLVSALEHHANLVPWQQLCQQEQLQLEIIPVTPSGDLDLQLFEKQLQNNVALVAVAHVSNSLGSENDIHKICQLARQYNAFSIIDGAQAVAHKKINLTSVNCDAYVFSGHKMYGPNGIGVLYGSHSFLDVLTPSFYGGEMVDQVSYQQASFRELPFRLEAGTPNIAGALGLAATTDFLDQWGNGRIQYEQHLLNYTAQSLSQIEEVHIIANPTLRCAVLPFEVEGIHPFDITTWLNEQQIAIRCGHHCAIPVTEQFTKYGSIRLSIASYNTQHEIDQFITTLKQAIDINKL, from the coding sequence ATGAATACACAGACAAAGAGCGAATCAGAAAAACACTTAAATCATGTTAAAAAATACAACTATTCCGGCTACAATATGCCCTCTTTTATTCGGGCCCTGTCGATGAATACTTTCAATCCAATCGCATTTCGCCAACATTTTCCGTGTTTTTCATCTTTATCTACACTCGGTATCTATCTTGATAATGCTGCAACAACGCAGCTGCCTGATGTGGTTATAGACACACTTCTTGATTACGCCCGCACGGGAAGGAGTAATGTTCATCGGTCTTCTCATCAGCGAGCCAACCAGCTCACAGAACAATTTGAACAAGCCCGGGAAGAAATTCATCAATGGTTAAACGCACCATCGGATGGTCAAATTATCTGGACCAGTGGCACCACAATGTCACTCAATCTTCTTGCCAACGGATTGCGTCAATACGTTCAGAAAGGACAAACCGTTCTTGTCTCAGCACTAGAACACCATGCTAATCTGGTCCCCTGGCAACAACTCTGCCAACAAGAACAGTTACAGTTGGAAATTATACCGGTCACACCTAGCGGTGATCTGGATCTACAACTCTTTGAAAAACAACTACAAAATAATGTTGCATTAGTTGCCGTGGCACACGTATCCAACAGTTTGGGTAGCGAAAACGATATTCATAAAATTTGTCAGTTAGCCCGGCAGTATAATGCATTCAGCATCATCGATGGAGCACAGGCAGTCGCTCACAAAAAAATCAATCTCACATCAGTGAATTGTGATGCTTACGTTTTTTCCGGACATAAAATGTATGGTCCAAATGGAATTGGGGTTCTGTATGGGAGTCATTCATTTTTAGATGTTCTAACACCATCTTTTTATGGCGGTGAAATGGTAGACCAGGTCAGTTACCAACAAGCCAGCTTCAGAGAGCTGCCTTTTCGTCTGGAAGCCGGAACGCCCAATATTGCAGGGGCTTTGGGTTTAGCTGCAACAACAGATTTTCTTGATCAATGGGGAAATGGCCGCATTCAATATGAGCAACATCTATTAAATTATACAGCCCAGTCACTTTCTCAAATTGAAGAGGTTCATATTATTGCTAATCCTACCCTGCGATGTGCTGTTCTGCCTTTTGAAGTTGAAGGTATTCATCCTTTTGATATCACGACCTGGCTCAACGAACAACAAATAGCCATACGCTGTGGGCATCATTGTGCTATCCCCGTAACTGAACAATTTACAAAATATGGTAGTATTCGTCTGTCTATTGCCAGCTATAATACTCAGCATGAAATAGACCAATTCATCACAACACTCAAACAAGCTATTGATATCAATAAACTATGA
- the oadG gene encoding oxaloacetate decarboxylase gamma chain: protein MNGNLMSEGLTLMVLGMGFVFIFLLFLVFATGLLSRIVGRFASFEEAPVEALPSHNLKNGEINPELIAVLAAAVHRHRSAIAK, encoded by the coding sequence ATGAATGGAAATCTAATGTCTGAAGGTTTGACTTTGATGGTTTTGGGAATGGGTTTTGTATTTATTTTCCTTTTATTTTTAGTGTTTGCTACAGGACTTTTATCTCGCATTGTGGGGCGTTTTGCCTCTTTTGAAGAGGCGCCTGTAGAAGCATTACCATCTCATAACCTCAAAAATGGAGAAATCAATCCAGAACTTATTGCAGTGCTTGCGGCGGCTGTTCATCGTCATCGTTCGGCGATTGCTAAATAG
- the oadA gene encoding Oxaloacetate decarboxylase alpha chain produces MNSEKKSVGITDLVLRDAHQSLFATRLRLDDMLPIAAALDDIGYWSLECWGGATFDSCIRFLGEDPWVRLRELKKAMPKTPLQMLLRGQNLLGYRHYADDVVDAFVERAVSNGMDVFRIFDAMNDVRNMSQSIQAVKKMGAHAQGTLSYTTSPAHHLNTWIDVAQQLSEDGVDSIAIKDMAGILTPFAASELIGELKKQVDVPLHLHCHSTAGLADMTLIKSIEAGVDCVDTAISSMSGTYGHPATESIVAALKNTVYDTGLDIAKLGDIAAYFRDIRKKYAEFEGQLKGADSRILVAQVPGGMLTNMENQLKQQNALDKLDQVLEEIPVVRKDLGYPPLVTPTSQIVGTQAVINVMLGERYKNITKETAGVLRGEYGKTPMPVDSQLQVRVLDGKPPIVSRPADYLEPEMEKLTKEVTGQASSKNVHLAKNVIEDVLIIALFDKVGWKFLENRDHPEVFEQLSCAKASQAKMTTPVKGTQSGSSIYTITVNNQSYVVQVDEGGDITDVQASTNKTSTAIEPASTPAPVPAGEGEIMSAPLAGNIWKIHIKQGQQVHEGDVLLILEAMKMETEIRASRSGTVQRIDIHEGDTVQVGESLLMIA; encoded by the coding sequence ATGAATTCAGAGAAGAAATCAGTTGGGATCACCGATCTTGTTTTACGCGATGCTCACCAATCACTTTTTGCAACCCGCCTTCGTTTAGATGACATGCTTCCGATTGCAGCCGCCCTTGATGACATTGGCTATTGGTCATTGGAGTGTTGGGGTGGGGCAACCTTTGATAGCTGTATTCGTTTTCTGGGTGAAGATCCTTGGGTTCGCCTCAGAGAATTAAAAAAAGCAATGCCAAAAACACCGCTTCAAATGTTGTTACGGGGTCAGAATTTACTGGGGTACCGGCATTATGCGGATGATGTCGTTGACGCCTTTGTTGAAAGGGCCGTGAGTAACGGCATGGATGTATTTAGAATTTTTGATGCCATGAATGATGTACGCAATATGAGTCAGAGCATTCAGGCTGTGAAAAAAATGGGGGCTCACGCTCAGGGAACACTGTCCTATACGACAAGTCCTGCACACCATCTGAATACCTGGATTGATGTTGCACAGCAATTATCTGAAGACGGTGTAGATTCGATTGCAATCAAGGATATGGCTGGAATATTGACTCCATTTGCAGCGAGTGAACTGATTGGCGAGTTAAAAAAACAGGTGGATGTTCCTTTGCATTTACACTGTCATTCAACCGCCGGGCTGGCTGATATGACGCTGATAAAATCCATTGAGGCCGGTGTTGACTGCGTTGATACGGCGATTTCGTCAATGAGTGGTACTTACGGGCATCCGGCAACTGAATCCATTGTAGCTGCACTTAAAAATACCGTTTATGATACCGGCTTAGATATTGCTAAATTAGGTGACATTGCGGCTTATTTTCGGGATATCCGTAAAAAATATGCTGAGTTTGAAGGTCAGTTAAAAGGTGCTGATTCGCGAATTTTGGTGGCGCAGGTACCTGGTGGTATGTTGACTAATATGGAAAACCAGCTCAAGCAGCAAAATGCACTGGATAAATTAGATCAGGTTTTAGAAGAGATCCCCGTTGTTCGTAAAGATTTAGGATATCCTCCATTAGTCACTCCGACATCACAGATTGTTGGTACACAAGCGGTTATCAATGTCATGTTGGGTGAGCGCTATAAAAATATTACCAAAGAAACAGCCGGTGTGCTTCGTGGGGAATATGGTAAAACTCCGATGCCGGTTGATAGTCAGTTACAGGTCCGTGTCTTAGATGGCAAACCACCTATTGTCAGTCGTCCTGCTGATTATTTAGAACCAGAAATGGAAAAATTAACAAAAGAAGTCACAGGGCAGGCAAGCAGTAAAAATGTTCATCTGGCTAAAAATGTGATCGAAGATGTCTTGATTATCGCTTTATTTGATAAGGTTGGTTGGAAATTTTTAGAGAATCGCGATCATCCTGAAGTATTTGAACAACTCTCTTGTGCAAAAGCGTCACAAGCTAAAATGACCACTCCTGTGAAAGGTACTCAAAGTGGTTCAAGTATTTACACCATAACCGTCAACAATCAAAGTTATGTCGTTCAAGTCGATGAAGGTGGCGATATTACAGATGTTCAGGCATCCACGAATAAAACCTCGACTGCAATTGAACCTGCATCAACACCTGCTCCGGTTCCTGCTGGAGAAGGGGAAATTATGTCTGCACCATTGGCGGGTAATATTTGGAAAATCCATATTAAACAAGGCCAACAGGTTCACGAAGGGGATGTTTTATTAATCCTTGAAGCAATGAAGATGGAGACTGAAATCAGAGCTTCCCGCTCAGGTACTGTCCAAAGAATAGATATCCATGAAGGGGATACAGTTCAGGTTGGTGAATCTCTGTTAATGATTGCTTAA
- the oadB gene encoding Oxaloacetate decarboxylase beta chain — protein MINSIVGLINEFGLFYLTWGQAVMIVISLILLYLAIVKHFEPLLLVPIGFGGILANLPDAGLALSAVENALHGAQPDVLKAFALLLHVDHVSVSAIKDAIASATPKQLVELHLIARQYHYSDGMLYQFYELAIASGSGPLIIFMGVGALTDFGPLLANPKTLLLGAAAQFGIFTTVLGALGLSSLGIMHFSIAQAASVGIIGGADGPTAIYVSSLLSPELLGAIAVAAYSYMALVPLIQPPIMRALTTPSERKIKMQQLRKVHQIEKICFPLMLVLLIAMLLPSATPLLGMFCFGNLMRECGVVERLSDTTQNALINIVTIFLGISVGSKLMADKFLQPQTIGILVLGIIAFCVGTAAGVLMAKLLNCFSKNKLNPLIGSAGVSAVPMAARVSNKIGLEADSQNFLLMHAMGPNVAGVIGSAVAAGVMIKYVLG, from the coding sequence ATGATAAATAGTATTGTTGGTTTAATTAACGAATTCGGTTTGTTCTATTTGACGTGGGGACAGGCCGTGATGATTGTGATCAGCTTGATACTTTTGTATCTTGCCATTGTAAAACACTTTGAGCCGCTCCTACTGGTTCCTATAGGGTTTGGCGGTATATTGGCTAATTTACCGGATGCTGGTCTGGCCTTATCCGCTGTCGAAAATGCATTGCATGGGGCACAGCCGGATGTACTCAAAGCATTTGCATTGCTCTTACATGTGGATCATGTATCGGTTTCAGCAATTAAAGATGCCATTGCCAGTGCAACGCCAAAACAACTTGTTGAGTTACATTTGATTGCTCGACAGTATCATTATTCGGATGGGATGCTGTATCAATTTTATGAGTTGGCTATTGCATCAGGTTCCGGCCCGTTAATTATTTTTATGGGGGTTGGAGCATTAACAGATTTTGGACCGTTGCTGGCAAATCCAAAAACTCTGTTATTAGGCGCTGCTGCACAGTTCGGTATTTTTACGACCGTACTTGGAGCGTTGGGTTTAAGTTCACTTGGGATTATGCATTTCAGCATTGCTCAGGCAGCTTCAGTCGGTATTATTGGTGGTGCCGATGGTCCGACAGCCATTTACGTATCCAGTTTGTTATCTCCTGAACTACTTGGTGCTATTGCTGTGGCTGCATATTCATATATGGCACTGGTTCCATTGATTCAGCCTCCAATCATGCGTGCGTTGACAACTCCGTCTGAACGTAAGATCAAGATGCAGCAATTACGTAAAGTGCACCAGATTGAGAAAATCTGTTTTCCATTAATGCTTGTTTTGTTAATTGCGATGCTACTTCCTTCTGCAACGCCGCTTTTAGGTATGTTTTGCTTTGGTAATTTGATGCGTGAATGTGGGGTTGTCGAAAGGCTTTCAGATACCACGCAAAATGCATTAATTAATATTGTCACAATATTCCTTGGGATATCAGTGGGTTCAAAACTCATGGCCGATAAATTTTTGCAACCACAAACTATCGGAATTTTAGTGTTGGGCATTATCGCATTTTGTGTCGGAACTGCTGCGGGTGTCTTAATGGCAAAATTGTTGAATTGTTTTTCAAAAAATAAACTCAATCCATTAATTGGATCTGCCGGGGTATCCGCAGTGCCAATGGCTGCAAGGGTTTCAAATAAAATTGGTCTTGAAGCTGATTCTCAGAATTTCTTGTTAATGCATGCGATGGGCCCAAATGTTGCCGGAGTTATTGGTTCTGCTGTGGCTGCCGGGGTTATGATCAAGTATGTATTGGGATAG
- the nhaD gene encoding Na(+)/H(+) antiporter NhaD, translating into MFRNICWVTLLLFGFSFPAFAEQAASPHIHLVGTPTAWLALIAFIVAYLLVASEEWTQLHKSKPVLIAAGIIWFAIGIAERGTAHAPWVEQAFSSNLEEYAELLLFLLVAMTYINAMEERGVFDGLRSWLVSKQLSYRTLFWLTGIFAFFISPVADNMTTALLMCTVVIKVAKGEKRFINMACINIVIAANAGGAFSPFGDITTLMVWQKGVVEFNQFFKLFLPAVVNFVIPAVIMTFFIKKGPVQSSSEDIPLKRGARRIILLFLLTICTAVVGHNCMDLPPVMGMMFGLGYLQCLGFYLRRSFPKKLASLKRNVKDDDELRYLGSVVPFDVFHRIAQAEWDTLLFFYGVVMCVGGLGFIGYLDLASNVMYHHWNPTYANIAVGLLSSVVDNIPVMFAVLTMHPTMSLGEWLLVTMTAGIGGSLLSIGSAAGVALMGQARGMYTFFGHLRWLPAIALGYVGAIVVHLWLNAALF; encoded by the coding sequence ATGTTTCGGAATATTTGTTGGGTAACTCTGCTGCTATTTGGTTTTAGCTTTCCCGCTTTTGCAGAACAGGCAGCTTCACCTCATATCCATCTCGTAGGAACTCCCACGGCTTGGCTAGCACTTATTGCCTTTATCGTTGCTTATTTACTCGTTGCCAGCGAAGAATGGACTCAATTACATAAATCTAAACCCGTATTAATTGCTGCGGGTATTATCTGGTTTGCCATCGGGATTGCGGAACGGGGAACAGCCCATGCTCCATGGGTTGAACAGGCGTTCAGTAGTAACCTTGAAGAATATGCAGAACTGCTTTTATTCCTTCTAGTTGCGATGACCTATATCAATGCAATGGAAGAGCGGGGAGTTTTTGACGGATTGAGAAGTTGGTTGGTTAGTAAACAGCTCTCATATCGGACATTGTTTTGGTTGACGGGGATATTTGCATTCTTTATTTCACCAGTCGCCGATAATATGACGACTGCGCTATTGATGTGTACAGTTGTGATTAAAGTAGCCAAAGGTGAAAAACGTTTTATTAATATGGCTTGTATTAATATTGTTATTGCAGCGAATGCGGGAGGTGCATTTAGTCCATTCGGTGACATTACAACCTTGATGGTCTGGCAAAAAGGCGTGGTTGAATTTAATCAGTTCTTTAAATTGTTTCTGCCGGCTGTTGTCAACTTTGTTATCCCTGCTGTGATTATGACTTTCTTTATTAAAAAAGGGCCGGTTCAGAGTAGCAGTGAGGATATTCCTTTAAAACGAGGAGCAAGGCGAATTATCTTGTTGTTCCTGCTCACTATCTGTACCGCTGTTGTTGGCCATAACTGCATGGATTTACCTCCGGTTATGGGCATGATGTTTGGTTTAGGCTATTTACAGTGTTTGGGTTTTTACCTGCGCCGGAGTTTTCCTAAAAAACTGGCTTCACTCAAACGTAATGTGAAAGATGATGATGAATTAAGGTATCTGGGGAGTGTCGTTCCGTTTGATGTTTTCCATCGAATTGCTCAGGCTGAGTGGGATACGCTGTTATTTTTTTATGGCGTTGTCATGTGTGTCGGAGGATTGGGATTCATTGGATATTTAGACTTGGCATCTAATGTAATGTATCACCATTGGAATCCGACTTATGCCAACATTGCAGTTGGGTTGTTAAGTTCAGTTGTTGATAATATTCCTGTGATGTTTGCTGTATTAACCATGCATCCGACAATGAGTTTGGGCGAATGGCTTTTAGTTACAATGACAGCTGGTATCGGGGGCAGTTTATTGTCAATCGGTTCTGCCGCAGGGGTTGCATTGATGGGACAGGCGAGGGGAATGTATACATTCTTTGGCCATTTACGTTGGTTGCCTGCGATTGCGCTAGGTTATGTCGGTGCTATTGTGGTTCACTTGTGGCTGAATGCTGCGCTATTTTAA
- the yciH gene encoding putative protein YciH has protein sequence MASLQDQLSQLVYSTDKGRIDPQPEPEEIPQGDGVIKIQRETKGRKGKGVTVLSGFDVSQEELKTLAKSLKKFCGVGGSTKDYTIEIQGDKRDAIEKWLKTQGYRSKRIGG, from the coding sequence ATGGCTAGCCTACAAGATCAGCTGAGTCAGCTTGTCTACAGCACCGATAAAGGTCGTATCGATCCGCAACCCGAGCCGGAAGAAATTCCACAAGGGGATGGAGTCATAAAAATCCAACGTGAAACCAAAGGCCGTAAAGGGAAGGGGGTCACTGTACTTAGTGGATTTGACGTATCTCAAGAAGAGCTCAAAACACTGGCTAAATCACTTAAAAAGTTCTGTGGTGTCGGTGGTAGTACAAAAGATTACACCATTGAAATTCAAGGTGATAAACGTGACGCCATCGAAAAATGGCTGAAAACACAAGGATATCGGTCTAAACGGATTGGAGGCTAA
- the feoB_1 gene encoding Fe(2+) transporter FeoB, with translation MSACCSVETQNISKKNPVIALAGNPNCGKTTLFNLLTGAHQHVGNWPGVTVEKRSGIMSVDRQKTTVIDLPGVYSLLGGGSTDQSVARNFLLDSSVDLVVNIVDASNLERHLAMTAELLEIGKPMILVLNMIDEAQSLGLIPKVKELSAQLGIPVIQMIARKGKGRDNLIKAIRSSLNSPQYGNGVDYDHRIQVAIDSLTQVVPGANEASRKITALRLLEGLSNSTDEKVEKLLNEHQQLIQEQFDEDPADIVAAARFDWAIKTAKQAFSKGETNSNRQKITTRLDNIVLSDWFGVPIFLIVLYCVFVVSFSGGNILLDFFDQASSALLINGVGHLLYLTGLPSWLVAVVAGGIGGGLNLVITFIPPIGLTFLFLALLDDSGYMARAAYSMDRLMRRIGLPGNALVPMVIGFGCNVPAIMGSRIIEDHRGRLLTVLMQPFMSCSARLTIYMAFAVVFFRENGGQVVFLLYIIGIIVAFFTAWLLGKTALRGKPQSFVMELPPYRLPSLQSVVLQSWHRLKIFMFRVGRVIAVIGVILFILPGIGWHNGKLTTTDIDHSLLAQGSRAIAPLFTPMGLKEDNWPAVSGLIAGAAAKEIVIGTMNGIYQRQSADDSMEQYKDPDIWGELKNALATIPENAKTFLTTLDDPLGISSLRNNSDARQASGASSATLKALGSNFTALSAFAYLIFVLLYMPCASTMGALRREIGWGWMIFSSVYGVALGWAGGTVIYQLGTYSEHPTTSLAWSAGIIIAFVALVIGLRLYGRSQTSPQMMEQPL, from the coding sequence ATGAGTGCATGTTGTAGCGTAGAAACTCAGAATATTTCTAAGAAAAACCCAGTCATTGCTCTTGCCGGCAATCCAAATTGCGGAAAAACAACACTTTTCAACTTATTAACCGGTGCCCATCAGCACGTTGGAAACTGGCCAGGAGTAACCGTTGAAAAGCGATCGGGTATTATGTCAGTTGACCGACAAAAAACGACGGTCATCGACCTGCCAGGCGTATACAGTTTGCTCGGCGGCGGCAGTACAGACCAATCAGTTGCCCGAAACTTTCTACTCGACTCATCCGTTGACTTAGTTGTCAACATTGTTGACGCTTCTAATTTAGAACGTCATTTAGCCATGACCGCAGAATTACTGGAAATCGGTAAACCGATGATCCTTGTTCTGAACATGATCGATGAAGCACAATCTCTTGGATTAATTCCTAAAGTAAAGGAGCTGAGTGCACAGTTAGGGATCCCCGTTATCCAAATGATCGCCCGCAAGGGGAAAGGTCGGGACAACTTAATAAAAGCCATCCGCTCCAGTTTAAATTCGCCACAATATGGGAATGGTGTTGATTATGATCACCGAATTCAAGTTGCTATTGATTCTTTAACTCAAGTCGTTCCCGGAGCAAATGAAGCCAGCCGGAAAATAACCGCACTACGGCTTCTTGAAGGCCTGTCCAACAGTACCGATGAAAAAGTTGAAAAATTACTCAATGAACATCAACAGCTGATCCAGGAACAATTTGATGAAGACCCTGCGGATATCGTTGCTGCCGCCCGCTTTGACTGGGCCATAAAAACAGCAAAACAAGCCTTTTCCAAAGGGGAAACAAACTCCAACCGGCAAAAAATCACAACTCGCTTAGATAATATAGTTCTGAGTGACTGGTTTGGGGTTCCTATCTTTTTAATCGTACTTTATTGTGTTTTTGTCGTCAGCTTCAGCGGCGGTAATATTCTATTGGATTTCTTTGACCAGGCCTCTTCAGCTCTATTGATCAATGGTGTTGGCCATCTGTTATATCTGACAGGTTTGCCAAGTTGGTTAGTCGCCGTTGTTGCAGGTGGTATAGGTGGCGGGCTCAACCTGGTAATCACTTTCATTCCGCCTATTGGCCTGACATTTCTGTTTCTGGCATTACTTGATGACTCAGGCTATATGGCTCGGGCAGCCTATTCAATGGATCGTTTAATGCGCCGAATTGGTTTGCCGGGCAATGCGCTCGTTCCGATGGTCATTGGATTCGGTTGTAATGTCCCTGCAATTATGGGGTCACGGATTATTGAAGATCACCGAGGACGACTCCTGACAGTTCTCATGCAACCATTCATGTCTTGCTCTGCCCGACTAACCATTTATATGGCATTTGCCGTAGTCTTCTTCAGAGAAAATGGTGGTCAGGTTGTCTTTTTGCTTTATATCATTGGAATTATTGTCGCATTCTTTACCGCATGGTTACTCGGCAAAACAGCATTGAGAGGAAAGCCACAATCATTTGTAATGGAGCTTCCTCCTTACCGGTTACCAAGCTTACAGAGTGTTGTACTGCAAAGCTGGCATCGTCTGAAAATATTCATGTTCAGAGTAGGCCGGGTTATTGCGGTGATCGGCGTTATCCTATTTATTTTACCGGGAATTGGTTGGCACAACGGAAAATTGACTACTACCGATATCGATCATTCATTACTTGCTCAGGGTAGCCGTGCTATTGCACCGTTATTTACGCCAATGGGACTTAAAGAAGATAACTGGCCGGCAGTTTCAGGATTAATTGCCGGTGCAGCAGCAAAGGAAATTGTGATAGGAACCATGAACGGGATCTATCAGCGGCAAAGCGCCGATGATTCAATGGAACAATACAAAGACCCTGATATTTGGGGAGAGCTAAAAAATGCTTTAGCCACAATTCCGGAAAATGCAAAAACCTTTTTAACAACATTGGATGATCCACTGGGAATATCCAGCCTTAGGAACAACAGTGATGCGCGCCAAGCTTCGGGGGCAAGTAGTGCGACATTAAAAGCCTTAGGTAGCAACTTTACCGCACTATCAGCTTTTGCCTATCTGATTTTCGTATTATTGTATATGCCTTGTGCAAGCACCATGGGTGCACTTCGCCGGGAAATTGGCTGGGGCTGGATGATCTTCTCCTCTGTTTATGGTGTTGCACTTGGCTGGGCCGGTGGTACAGTTATTTATCAGCTTGGGACTTATAGTGAGCACCCAACGACATCATTAGCTTGGAGTGCCGGTATTATTATTGCCTTTGTTGCCCTTGTGATTGGATTACGGTTATACGGCCGCTCTCAGACCTCACCCCAAATGATGGAACAACCACTATGA
- the yhaJ gene encoding HTH-type transcriptional regulator YhaJ — protein sequence MNLYRARTTIEQWRIFQAVVSYGGYAQAAQKLNKSQSSLNHAVAKLQAQLGVQLLEVKGRKAQLTEAGQVMLRRSQLLTKQVEDLEQLAHSLEQGWEPSLVIAVDHLHPKAPVYQALKLFLPQSRGTRISIIDTILSATEEAITEQTADLVITCILPKGVLGHSLKTIRMLLVAHRNHPLARQTNISNDDLAQHLQLVIRDNGKRPLSHHGWLKAEQRWTFSNFFEAIQLIEQGLGFAWLPEHLVSSQLNSGQFVHLKVKKGATREIPNYLVIPSPQHQGPAAELLEKLLLEQYL from the coding sequence ATGAATCTTTATCGAGCAAGAACTACAATTGAGCAGTGGCGTATTTTTCAGGCAGTCGTATCTTACGGAGGATACGCTCAAGCCGCTCAGAAATTAAACAAAAGTCAATCATCACTCAATCATGCTGTTGCCAAATTACAGGCTCAGCTAGGCGTTCAGCTTCTCGAAGTAAAAGGCCGAAAGGCTCAACTCACAGAAGCCGGACAAGTGATGCTAAGACGTAGCCAACTTTTAACAAAGCAGGTTGAAGATCTGGAACAGTTAGCCCATTCACTCGAACAGGGCTGGGAGCCTTCACTCGTTATTGCTGTTGACCACCTTCATCCGAAAGCACCAGTTTATCAAGCGCTTAAATTATTTTTACCGCAAAGCCGCGGAACCCGTATATCCATTATCGATACTATACTATCGGCAACAGAAGAAGCCATCACAGAGCAAACAGCCGACCTGGTTATCACATGCATACTACCAAAGGGAGTTTTAGGCCACTCGCTTAAAACCATTAGAATGCTTCTGGTTGCCCATCGCAATCACCCCCTTGCCAGACAAACAAATATATCAAATGATGATCTGGCCCAACATCTACAGCTGGTAATCCGGGATAACGGAAAACGACCTCTTTCCCATCACGGATGGTTAAAAGCAGAACAACGCTGGACTTTCTCAAATTTTTTTGAAGCTATTCAATTGATTGAGCAAGGCTTAGGGTTTGCATGGCTTCCTGAGCATTTGGTCTCATCACAACTCAATTCAGGTCAATTTGTTCACCTAAAAGTAAAAAAAGGGGCAACCCGTGAAATTCCTAATTATTTAGTCATCCCATCGCCACAGCATCAGGGACCGGCGGCCGAGCTATTAGAAAAGTTACTACTGGAACAATATCTTTAA